The following nucleotide sequence is from Bacteroidota bacterium.
AAGCCATTAAGAGTCATTTCATTTCGAACATTTGCAACGAAATTATTAACCCGTTTACCTCGGTAATAGCACTTTCGGAGAATATTTTAAAGGTGGACAAAGAAAGCTGGAAAAATGTGATTTCGATGGTAGCACTGATACATAGCGAAGTTTTTCACCTTGATTTTCAACTGAAAAATATATTTGCTGCCGCAAAACTAGAGGCAGGAGAAGTAAGCCCTGAAATATCGAAAGTGGACATAAACAGCCTCCTAAAAAATGTGATTGAAGTTTTCAAATTCGATGCAAGACATAAACACCTGCAAATAGTATTTGAATCGGAAATTGGTAACGATGAGCACAACAAATACTTTAACACCGACTCGGAAAAACTGCATCTGATTGTATCCAACCTTATAAGCAATGCTATTAAATTCAGTTTCGACAACAGCAAGGTTTGCATCAGAGTATCAAAATCTTTCGGTAAGCTAATCATAGAAATTCAGGACTACGGACAAGGTATCTCGCGCGAAAATGAAAACATAATTTTCGACCGTTTTAAACGCCTTGACAGTGGTATCAACTCAGTTAACCGGGGTCATGGCCTTGGCTTATCGGTAAACAAAGCCATGCTCGATATACTCGAAGGTACCATTGCTTTCACCAGTAAACCCAATGAAGGAGCTACTTTTATAATGCATATACCTGAATCTAAAGAAGTTACCCAAGGAATATCCTCCGATGCCGGAGAATTGTTTTTCAAAGACGAATCATTTTAATACATAGAGTGCATACTCAACCGGAAACCATATATTTATATCCTGCCAACCTGGTGGTTCCAATGCCCCAGGCTGAAGTGCATACCATTTTAGGTTCCTGTGTAGCCGTTTGCCTGTTTGATGAAAAAAATAAAATTGGCGGCATTAACCACTACATGTTGCCATTGTGGAATGGAGAAGGATTACCCTCCCCAAAATATGGAAATATAGCCATTGAGAAACTCTATGAAAAATTAATACATCATGGTGCTCAACCTTCATTTATAGTTGCAAAAGTTTTTGGAGGTGGAGAAGTAATACAAACCGCATCGCTGACATTTAACATTGGTGAAAGAAATATACTAATAGCTGAACAAATGCTCGCCGAAATGAGAATACCTATAAAAGCCCAAAGCACAGGAGGAAAACAGGGACGTAAGATAATTTTTAATTCTGCTACGGGTGCGGTAACACAGCGTTACGTGCAAGCATCATCCACAACTTTACAGAAGGTTTAGGTCATGAATAAAATAAAGGTACTAATAGTTGACGATTCGGCAGTAGTAAGACAAACCCTTTCTACTATTCTAAGCAGTGATCCGAAAATTGAAGTGATCGGAACTGCATCCGATCCTATTTTTGCCGCCAAGAAAATACTGCAGGAAGTACCGGATGTGATTACTCTCGATGTGGAAATGCCACGAATGGATGGACTAACCTTTTTGCGCAAAATCATGAGCCAGCATCCTATTCCGGTGGTAATTATATCAAGCCTTACTGCGCAAGGAACCGAAACAGGCATGAAAGCCCTGGAATATGGGGCAGTGGATATTATTACAAAACCGCAGATGAATACTCGTGAATTTATCGAGGAGTCGAAAATGCGGATTTGCGATGCAATAAAAGCTGCAGCGCAAGCTAAGGTGAATAGAAAAAAAACATCTCCCACACCTGCAATGCCGGTGCAACCCAAATATACCGCCGATGCCATCCTTTCATCCAGGCAAAATTACAGTATGCTAAAAACCACCGAACTGGTTGTAGCAGTTGGAGCTTCTACTGGCGGTACTGAGGCCTTAAAGGTTTTTCTCGAATCCTTGCCTGTTGATTCGCACGGTATTGTGATCGTGCAGCACATGCCCGAGCATTTTACACGTTCATTTGCCGAAAGGCTTAACGGTATTTGCCAAATTGAGGTAAAAGAAGCCCAAAACGGAGACCAGGTTTTACGTGGCAGGGCATTGATTGCTCCAGGCAATCACCACATGCTGTTAAAGCGCTCGGGGGCAAGGTATTATGTAGAAATTCAGGATGGAGCACTTGTAAACCGCCACAGACCGAGTGTGGATGTATTGTTCCGTTCGACTGCGCTGTATGCTGGCAAAAATGCTATTGGTATAATCATGACTGGGATGGGCGCTGATGGAGCCAGAGGCCTTTTGGAAATGAAAGAGGCAGGAGCCTTAACTATTGCCCAGGACGAACAAAGCTGTGTGGTTTTTGGCATGCCCAAAGAAGCCATTGCCCTCGATGCAGCAAACAAGATACTTCCCCTGGAAAAAATTGCCAATGCGGTAACCAGCTATAATCACTAAGCTATTCAACCAATTTCTTTTTTATTAGTCCAAAATTCTACCTCTCAAGTGATACTCTTTCACCCCGGAAAATGGAGAATGCTTGAGAATTATTCTCATTGATGATTCAATTTTCCGATGAAGAATAATAGACTGCCATTGTTGAATAATATTACAACAAGAGGTCTTATAAAGCTTTTCCGGCAAGCCTAAAATCCACTGGCACTAATTCTTTCGGCTCCTATATGTTCAAAATATTTTTAGCCGTGTTTGCGAATTATTGATTATATTTAATTTATATTGTCAATAAACAATTTTGCAAATGGATTTTGAATATAAAAGAGATGTATATTGGCCTGTAATATTTTCAATTATAGTTTCGAGTATACTTTTTTTGGTAGGGATTATTATCTCCGTGATTGGTAACAAAGACCTTGTCATTAGCTTCAACTCCATTGTAAAACTTATTTTTTCTGATAACATCCTGTGGATTCTTGCTTTACAACTTGTTGTATTTCCCCTTGCTGTTTATTTTTTCACGCAGCATACCAGTAAAAAAATGTTCGAATTGAAGCATAACTTCGAACAATTAAGCACCAAAGAAAAACTTGTTACAGGATATATCGATCACCTGACACACGACAGGTACGAAATGGAACTGGAAGAGCTTAGCAGCAAAGATGCAGTTACGCAAAGTCTGAACAACCTTCGCGAAACCCTGAAACGAAATAAAGACCTGGTCGATAGGCAACGCAAAGAAGATGAGAACCGTAACTGGCATGCCGAAGGCCATGCGAAATTTGGTGAAATTCTTCGAAATAATAACGATTTTGAGACCCTGTCTTTCAACGTAATTTCTGAATTAACCAACTATGTAGGAGCAATTCAGGGAGGTTTCTATCACCTCGAAGAAAGTAGTCTTCAGAAATACTTTGAGCTTTCGGCATTTTATGCCTATGGCCGTAAGAAATATGCCGACAACCGAATTCCTTTTGGAAAAGGGCTTATCTCAACCGCTGTAGTAGAAGGCAAAACCATTCATCTAAAAATGATTCCGGAAGGATATATCAGGGTTACAAGTGGGTTGGGACAGGCTAATCCGAAAGAATTAATTGTAACCCCGCTAATTTCCGAAGGTAAGGCCTTTGGCGTGCTGGAAATAGCCACTCTAGGCACTTTTTCAAAAGATCATATTGAATTTATTGAGAAGGTATGTGAAAGT
It contains:
- a CDS encoding HAMP domain-containing histidine kinase, producing MNYQNASKEELIAHLNDIKTAHDICKQELLQLEGELVHVNKKLQESEAIKSHFISNICNEIINPFTSVIALSENILKVDKESWKNVISMVALIHSEVFHLDFQLKNIFAAAKLEAGEVSPEISKVDINSLLKNVIEVFKFDARHKHLQIVFESEIGNDEHNKYFNTDSEKLHLIVSNLISNAIKFSFDNSKVCIRVSKSFGKLIIEIQDYGQGISRENENIIFDRFKRLDSGINSVNRGHGLGLSVNKAMLDILEGTIAFTSKPNEGATFIMHIPESKEVTQGISSDAGELFFKDESF
- a CDS encoding chemotaxis protein CheD yields the protein MPQAEVHTILGSCVAVCLFDEKNKIGGINHYMLPLWNGEGLPSPKYGNIAIEKLYEKLIHHGAQPSFIVAKVFGGGEVIQTASLTFNIGERNILIAEQMLAEMRIPIKAQSTGGKQGRKIIFNSATGAVTQRYVQASSTTLQKV
- a CDS encoding chemotaxis response regulator protein-glutamate methylesterase gives rise to the protein MNKIKVLIVDDSAVVRQTLSTILSSDPKIEVIGTASDPIFAAKKILQEVPDVITLDVEMPRMDGLTFLRKIMSQHPIPVVIISSLTAQGTETGMKALEYGAVDIITKPQMNTREFIEESKMRICDAIKAAAQAKVNRKKTSPTPAMPVQPKYTADAILSSRQNYSMLKTTELVVAVGASTGGTEALKVFLESLPVDSHGIVIVQHMPEHFTRSFAERLNGICQIEVKEAQNGDQVLRGRALIAPGNHHMLLKRSGARYYVEIQDGALVNRHRPSVDVLFRSTALYAGKNAIGIIMTGMGADGARGLLEMKEAGALTIAQDEQSCVVFGMPKEAIALDAANKILPLEKIANAVTSYNH